GCAGATTCTATAAGCGAAAACGCTGTTCACGGAAGTGATAGTGACGAAAACGCTGCTATTGAAGGAGCATTTCATTTTTCAGGACGCGAGATGTTCTAAGATATATTCTGAAATTTTAGTACAAACCCTTCTGCATTATTGGTGGAAGGGTTTTTTTGTTGGTTGTGTAGAAAGGTGATTACTTCTAGTTAACGTAAAATCAATTTGGTTACTAACGTTTTGTTCACTTCTTCATTAAGAAGTTTTATGATTTTTTCTTTTCCATAACTTAGCTCCTCCCTAAGTACAGAAGAACTTAAACTCACATATAGCGTATCTCGGTCTAATGAAATAGCTGTTGTGTATTTTGAGATAGCTTCCCCCAGTACATTGTGCCAAGCATCCTGAATAGAAACCTTATCTAATCCTTTTTCCAACCGATTGGATGAAATAAATTGCTTTAAAACATCACCTATTGGAGTTTCTTCTGCGTTTCTC
This Rasiella rasia DNA region includes the following protein-coding sequences:
- a CDS encoding DUF721 domain-containing protein; this encodes MAKRNAEETPIGDVLKQFISSNRLEKGLDKVSIQDAWHNVLGEAISKYTTAISLDRDTLYVSLSSSVLREELSYGKEKIIKLLNEEVNKTLVTKLILR